GACCTTAACAGGCTGCGGAATGCCAAGGCGGCTTGTGTGGGCCTCATCAAGCATTTCCATAACACGTACTGCGGACTGGCCTACCTTCATTGCCATATCAATATGTTCCTGTACATTAAAGTTTGAATTAGTCAATGTCATATATAATGCTTCGTGTGTGGTGGCATCGACAAATGAATCCGTGAATCCAAGCTGATTTGCATGGGTTCTGTATGCTGCAATGCCTTTTAGTGCAAAAATGATTGTATCCTGGAGACTTGCAATCGTTTCATCTTTCCCGCATACACCAACAACTTTACATCCACCTGTCGGAGTTTGTTCGCATTGGTAACAAAACATATGTTTATTCCCCTTTTCGGCTTTATTTACTGTTTCAGCATAACTAGGTTGATGAATTGGTTAAGTGACCTAAATCACACTAAAGGCATTTTTCACAAAGTGTTCAAATATAAGGAGAAGCAATGAGCGGTGATTCTGCACAAAAATTATCTCACTTTGAACAGGGACATTCATCCTGACATATTCTGTTATAAGAATTTTTGCAGAGGAGGATGTATAACGATGGCAACCAACCATCCTGATCGCCCAAAAAGATATGAAACTCTTGAACAATGGTTTAAATCAATGAACCAGCTAATGCAGGAGAAGCCAGTTAAAGGTCTTTTGGAAAGTATTGATGATTTTTTCAGGCATCCGTTCCCCCATTCATCGTTAAATTTACGGGTACATGAAACAGTCAAGGAATATGTTGTCACAGCAGAATTGCCTGGAGTCAAAAGAGAAGAAATTTCGATTGATATCATTAACAACTCCCTGACAATACTTGTAAACAAAACACAAATGACTTCAGAAATCAACGAGATCGCAAAAACAGAGAAGCATATGGCGTCATCCAGACAATCTAGCCGGACAATACCATTTGCTCATCCCATCAACGAAAAAAGGGCTCAAGCTTCCTATCGTGATGGATTACTTGAAATAAGAATCGCCAAGAAACAAGGTAAGAAACTTGATATATTAATTGAGGAATAGGAAAGCAACAAGAACAAGCAGGCGGTAATCGCCTGCTTGTTTGTTTTAGACTTTGAACATTCCACCGAGTCCCTTCACAAGTGAGGAGACCTGGGTAACAGCATTCATCATCTGACCCGCTGTATCTACCATCTTATTAATATCTAGGTTTCCATCCTGGCTTTTAAACGAATTCATGATCGACTGCATGCCAGATGGCTGTTTTGGCATGAAAGCATGCTGCGGATAGGGGTTGAAGTTCTGGTAGTCAGCCTGCGGGTTATAGTACCCATAAATAGGGTCATCATCTGGCTGGAGCGGATTTTGAAAAAGCATTTTTGAATAGTTATCCTTGCTTTGAGCCATTGGATATGTTTGATTCCATTGAGGGTTGCCAGGAGCATAAGGATTCACAGGATATCCCTGCTGCGAATATTGGTTTTGCCAGTTCCCCGGCATTGCATTCCAATATGGTACGTTATATTGTTGAGGGAGCGGCTGCTGCCGGTTTACATATTGATTATTCCCGTTATACAGATAGGGGTTTTGACTGTATTGGAATTCCCATCCTTGTGGCTGATAGGCATTCGTCTTATTTCTGCGGCCAAACATGGCGAACATCCTCCTCCAATTTTTCATTACGATAGCATATGATAAAACCGCCCGATGGGTGATAAGAATGGAAAAGCCTTCCGGTTTTGTCTAACGATGAAAAATGTTGTCGGAAGTTTCAATTTTTGAAAAATAAATGACAATTCCCTTTTCATGATAATATTGATTCAAATGATGGAGGAGGATGAAAAATGAACGTTCACGAACTGAAGAATCTATTTGCCCAGACAAAAGAATACACTCCGGAACATGTAAATGAATTACTAGACTTCACTAAAAAGTCGTATATTCAAAATGAAATCACGATTCTGGAATACAGGAACCTTGTTCGTGAGCTGGAATTGCAAGGAGCTTTCATTCCCGAAGATCAGAAAGAACTAACCCTATAATAAACTTGAAGCACCATAATGCATAATCTGCCCCCACTCTTTGACGGACACGTCCTGTCAAGCAGGTGCAGTTCATGCAAAGGTGCTTCTTTATTTTTTGCTGCCTGTTTGCTTAAGAGCGAGAATTAAACTGCTCAGGATGAATTCCACGGATTGTATTTGGTCAAGGAATCTCTTCTTGCTCGTTTCCGGAAAAAACGCCTGGATAGAAATGACCTCCAAATAGTTCGCCGCCGTTTCAATCTGGTTCACATGAAGATTCTTCGGTTTATTCTGCTTCACCCACATCGAAGCTGATTCTCTCCAGGAATCCGTATTCACTTTTACTTCGTCAGCAAAGGGTTTTACCTCTCCATCAAAGTCTCCCCTTACTCCTTCTTGCTTTGAAAGCTGAAAACGCCTATGGGCAAATTTCAGTTTCTCAAGCAGCTTCTCAGACAATTCAATAAGGTTATGTTCTTGTTTCAATTTAATCACGCTTTCTCACGTTCTGTATTTTGTGATACTGCAGCTTAGCTACCGGTTTTTCCAGGTGACCTTTTTGTTACTGAACCTTTTTGGGCTGATAGATTGTTTCTATGTGACCTTTTCTCAGGCTCTGCTCCTTTTTGAGCTTATCGATCTTTCTATATCACCTTATTTTTATAACGGCCTCTGCCTTTATTTTGACTAGTCTCAAATTAACCAGATTTTTTCGTAACCAAAAAACACAAAAAAAGCAGCTTTCATGGAAAAAGCTACTCAATGCTGAATATATTCTATTATATTTTAAAAACTCATTTCAAGTTTTAAAGAAGCTGTTTCGTTTTTTGGTTTCATGGATTTTGGGAGTTCCCCTTCCATTTTGTCCAAAAGCATGTTGGTTTCTTCTATATGTGAGGCATGCACATTGTACATAGTTTCACGGATTTCCAACAAGGATTCCTGCAAGTTCATGTCAGTTTCTTCGAGGCAACAGGCCATTTCAGTCAATACCCCTAAAATTTCCTCTCTTTCAATTCCTGGTTTCATGTACATCTCTCCTAACTTAAGATTTATGATCTGGCAATATGAACCCGGGCGCAGGACAAAGAATTTATACAATGTTTCAAGTGTCTTGAACTGTAAATTCTCTACCTGGATGGAACTTCCTTCATGGTTGACAAAACTAGAAGAGATTCGCCAAACAAAGTGCATTTCAGCAGAGGTGAGAACAGTCTTCGACATAGACCCATCGAATGAAAAATAAACAAATGAACAAACTAAGATCGGGAGGTGTTCACATGAATAAAAAACAACGTAAAACTGCACAGGAGCCCAATAAAGCAGCAGAGAAGAAAACGGGATATGGTGACAAAAAACTTGAAGGACCAAACCGTCCGGCAGAGTGACG
The nucleotide sequence above comes from Mesobacillus jeotgali. Encoded proteins:
- a CDS encoding YppF family protein, giving the protein MNVHELKNLFAQTKEYTPEHVNELLDFTKKSYIQNEITILEYRNLVRELELQGAFIPEDQKELTL
- a CDS encoding YppE family protein produces the protein MKQEHNLIELSEKLLEKLKFAHRRFQLSKQEGVRGDFDGEVKPFADEVKVNTDSWRESASMWVKQNKPKNLHVNQIETAANYLEVISIQAFFPETSKKRFLDQIQSVEFILSSLILALKQTGSKK
- a CDS encoding YppG family protein; the encoded protein is MFGRRNKTNAYQPQGWEFQYSQNPYLYNGNNQYVNRQQPLPQQYNVPYWNAMPGNWQNQYSQQGYPVNPYAPGNPQWNQTYPMAQSKDNYSKMLFQNPLQPDDDPIYGYYNPQADYQNFNPYPQHAFMPKQPSGMQSIMNSFKSQDGNLDINKMVDTAGQMMNAVTQVSSLVKGLGGMFKV
- a CDS encoding Hsp20/alpha crystallin family protein produces the protein MATNHPDRPKRYETLEQWFKSMNQLMQEKPVKGLLESIDDFFRHPFPHSSLNLRVHETVKEYVVTAELPGVKREEISIDIINNSLTILVNKTQMTSEINEIAKTEKHMASSRQSSRTIPFAHPINEKRAQASYRDGLLEIRIAKKQGKKLDILIEE